In Miscanthus floridulus cultivar M001 chromosome 8, ASM1932011v1, whole genome shotgun sequence, the sequence GTATTTTTCCGTTTCTTCTCCGTCTCCGTAAGGATCGGTCATGGTCATGCTCGGCTCCTTTGGGATTTAGACCGTTGAGCATTCTGCCGAATCTAGGGTCCCAATCCATAACCAAAATCGCCTCATGGATCCTAATCCATGGGCGCGTCGAACGAACATCTACGGGGACTGACACAATTTTACTGCACATTGAAACATGCCGTTAGGGTTTTATGGCACATGTATTTAATGGCCCTGTTACCCGTACGAAAATGCCACTACATTTTGTGCAGTTTTGCATGCTTACCGTATACCATGCCCTCTTGAAATTTTGCTGTAGCTAGACcaggaaaaaaaagagagagagccgCACTGTGATTTCATGCATGTAATTCAAATGGACTTTAATTGCATGGTACTACAAGTCAAAATGTGGCATGTTCGTTAATTTACTTGTGTCAGATTCAAATGAATCCAGTATATCTATGCTCCTGCTGGGAGTTCGTTACTAGTCTGTGTATTTGCGTGACAGTGCTGTCACATATGACCAgctatttattttgtgatgccaACTGTTGAATACACTactttctctgtttcctttttaCGCTTGAACCAAACCTTTCACTCTACATCATGCTTCAAAAGTCGGCTGCGTAGCTGCCTGGGCGCTAGGCCCCACCTCTTTCGCCTAGCTTCCTCGTAACCAGCCTTGGTGAATATTTGGCTTGCCTAATCACCTAGGTAGCAACTGCTGTTTGCCTAGCGTAGCACTTTCTAGAACACCATGTTTtcatgtattttttttttaaatagcaTGGGAGAAGAAGATAATACTCTCCTGTGtattatgagaaaaaaagaacaaaataatACTGCCTTTTTTTTGCATCGGTAGTGCTGTCACTTCACATGTTTGTTAAATAGAAAAATCATCGTAAGTATAATATATTATTTTCTGTTTCAAATGCAACTCTGTTAGATTTTCGTgaggtttttatttttttctttttcctccaTAATATGTTTTCTTCCGAAGCGCTGCATATACTCTAAACAACagttttctattttttctatgtAGAACTAAGTCTACAGTCTTTATGGGCTTCATGCTAGTAGAGGATAATTCCTGCGCTGCTTTTGGAAGTCTTGCTTTTTTCCTCATAATAGTGGATTGGTAGACCAGATCCTGGCAAAGCAATGCTGATGGATCCTCCTGTTATGCAAGTGGATTGCAAGTTGAAAAATGATGTGGATAAAACATCATCAATCGCCTATGATAGGAAGTTGACCATCTCACATGATGATTATGGGTGGGCAGGCTCTGATGTCCACCCAAAAGATGATTCAATAGTATGTAACCCTGTCGAGGTTAGCGATGCTTGTCAAACAGGCATAGATGAGGTATTAGATGCTGCTTCCGAAAATTCACCTCTTAACTTGGGTGATTTACCTCAGGGGACAGAACTAAGAAAGAAGAATAGCGACAGTTCTTGCTCTGATGTAAAACTTCAGTTGAATTCAAGTGCTGGAAATAATAATGGCTTGCAAACTGATGACAACTTTAATAAACAGAATTTTGGTAAGAAGGATATGCATCATCCTCAGGAAGAGATACATCCTTCTCCCAATACAGTGTCATTACCAAGTTCATGCAGAATCAATGGAGATGCCACACCTTCTGAAGAGGAGAAAATAGCAGAGGATCATGTCAAAGTGGATGGAAATGTAGATGCTGTAAGTAAGGAAGTCGGAACTGACTTGGTAGGATGCCATGCACGGCAGAAAGAATTGCAGTGCACGCTCCAAGATCTATCAGAAATAGCCTGCCGTATTGATTTAGTACGTAATAAATCTTCTCcacaagaagagaagaagaagcctGTTTCCCCTTTAAATGATATGGGCCATAATGTTGATAACAATAGTTGTAATGGTGATACCAATTATAAAGGGGAGGAGTTCAATATGGGGAATGCTGGAGATGAGGATCACGCTGTAGCACTTTGGGTGAAGGTACACTTTTCTTTATTTAAATTCGTTTTGGGGTTACATGAGGAAGTACATGTCATGTTTCAGGTTCCAGAAACTGTGCATTTAATAGATACACCATGTAttacttggggggggggggggggggggggcaactcATAGCTCTGTTATGATTTTCTAATTGTAGTCTTAGTTGCAGCTTTATTCCAGTTAAACAATGGTATGCTTGAGTTGTCCATGTAAAGTCTTGTCTTCTTTATTAGTCCTAATCCTAAAAAAAGGTAACTTGAGATCGAAGGTCGAAGCCTTAACTAAAATGATTAGATGGGATTTCTTTTCATATACGGTCTCAGAATGAATACCTTCCCATGTTCTATTAAACATTTTTGTTTCATGACTCAGATGGAATTTTGTGGTGTAAATTATGCTGGATTTCCCCCTAAAAGTGGTACCCTTGCTTTCTTCTGTTTATTCAGCTAAATATTGTGTATTTAAGCAAAGAAGGGGTATCTTGGGACCCAAATAACTATTTTCTGTACACTGAGCTTTAGGTACCACGATAATATGTTCTCCTTTTGTGCATAATGAAGATAATATATTTGGTACATTGGTGATTCTAGCATAATTTACTATTGCAAAAAATGAAAAGGAGAAATTTTGTTCACTGAGCTACCTACAAGATCACTAGTACTCCTATTATAGTTCATCTACCTTCTTTTTATAGAGaagtttttgtttttttctaaTACCCCCTCTGTGAACATGCTTTATCCTTTTCATGTGAAAACAGTGGAGAGGAAAATGGCAAACTGGGATTCGATGCTGTAGAGTAGATTGTCCTTTACCTACTCTAAGGGCAAAACCAACACATGACAGGAAGACCTATATTGTCGTTTTCTTCCCACGAACAAAAACTTATTCTTGGGTAGACATGCTACTTGTTCTTCCAATAGAGGAATGTCCTTTGCCACTTGTGAATGGAACTCATCGTAAATGGAGAAAGCTGGTGAAGGATTTGAACATTCCTCGACGGTTCAACATGCAGAATCTTGCCGTTTTTGTGATAAATTTAATTGATGAGCTTCATATTGAGGTTGGTTATGTTATTACAAGTTTTCTTACGCCTTTGGCTTCAGTTGTTGACACAATTTATATGTTTATTAGGCTGTAGTTGATAATGCTCGGAAGGCTACAACATGGAAAGAATTTGCCCTGGAAGCGTCTTGCTGTAGAGATTACACTGATCTTGGGAAGATGCTCCTCAAATTTCAAAATGTAAATCCGAGAACCTTGTTTCATGTGGATATTTCGTGGAGCGTCGCGTCGTGTCAACTTTTCTTAAGCAAGTAGAATGTCCGTTTTGCTACTTTGCAGTGCTTACCGTTGATGTTTTTTTACGTCTTTTTTCCATTTTATGGAAATACTTTCCATGTGACTATCTGACTGTGGTCTATCTCTTTGTGACCTTTACATGCCTTCATGTTCTCTATCTTCAATGGCAGTAAATTATGTAGTCTATTTATGTCCATAGTTTTACTATACATCATTTTTCCTTTATCTGTTGCTGGATGTACCATAGTCATTGTTCTGCACATTTTATCTAGGATGTGTCACAGACTTCTGTTAAGACGATCATCCTAGCATGAAATAGAGCCTGCAAATAATAATTAGCATTGTCATCAATAGTGAATTTATCATGTTGCGGTTTTTCAAAAGTTCATCAAAAAGTTGTTTATGTAGTAAATATAAAGTTAAGTAAGGCTGCTGATTCACTTCCAAATTCGTCATAAATGTCAAGAATCAAAATAGACAAGCGGTCAATCTAGCACTGTTCATCATGTGCTGGCCGTGACACTTGTATTTTTTGAATCTCAACATCAAAGATGAATTTAGGGTCGAACTTTTGCAAGTCTATTTAACTTTGTGTTTACCACATGCATAATTTTTTGATGtttcttttgaaacattgcaacatgttggcTCAGTGGGCGTACccaatgcagagagctcccgctctgtgcggggtctgaggaagggtgtaagtggcaagccttaccctcgcctgtgcaatgcgaggagaccgcgactcgaacctgggaccttccggtcacgggcggtaagactctaccgcttgcaccaggcccgcccttcacatGTTGGCTCAGTGGCTCTACATTTTTGCTATAGGGGATGCCTGATGCCAAACCCCATGACACCAGTTACAACAATGCCTTAGCAAGCTAGGTAGACTAGACATGAGACCCAACAAGATActaattaacaaaaaaaaaaactaatttagTACTAGTAGTATCCATTAGCTATGGCAATTTGCAGATAAAAAACGAAAAAGGGAGAAAAACATTGATATCTTCCTTACATCTTGTACTTATCATAATTTATCCTTGGGAGTCTTAACTCCATAAAAACGCCTAGAGGTTTAGATTAAAGATTGGTAGAATATGAAGCTGTATTAGGACAATTTTGTTCTTTTTTTCCATACATTTTTTTGGGTGGGGGGTGCAGGCTCGACCAATGTCTAGGAGGTACTAGCCGTTATTGCTGATAAATAGAAAtaatcaccccccccccccccccccccccccccccccaaaacacacacacacacacacacacacacaggaaAAAAGGACTCGAGTTTGGGTGGTGGGGGTGTACACCCACACCTAAGGCTCAGTTCTTAACACTTTAAGAAATCACCATCCACTTCAAAGTCTTTGTTTGCAAAATTATATCATGTACGCTCGATGATACTTATCATGATATGTTTATTTAATCCAGCTATACAAAATGACAACTCATGTAAGAATACCTTCTCATTTTATTGATCAGTATGTGGTATCTCAAGCTGGACTAGATCTTCACTAGGGCTTTCTGAGTTTCCATAGATCTGTGTCATTGGTGGTCTTACAAATATTTGAACAATGTCCGGTTCTTTATTATCTAACATGTCAATTATTTCCTTGTATGTTTCCCAGCATTGTTTCATCTTAATCGTTTGATTTCAGATGATTCTTCCTGACTACATAAGCTGTGAATGGCTAcaaaattcttttgagatgtggAACCAAAAGTGTATGAATGCACATGATGCTGAGACTATTGAAATGCTTTGTGAGGTACTACAATTTTTATTCTCCTTCCTCTGCACTATGTTGTTTGGAAGGTCGTGATTTACGCGGTGTTCTGCTCGAAGTCTAACATTGTCATGTCTAAGCTTAGGGACTACAACCACACTTTCTTAGGTAGGTACGTGGATTGTTACAAAATGTTGAATGTCATAATATCACCTGCCATGTGTCAGACTCATTTCTAAACCACTCATTGCAACAACTTTGGTTTGCTACCCTTTCATAACCTCCTAATTGACGCTTCCGATTCATTTCTTTTACTAACTTTCCTCATTTGTGTCTGCCATTTTATTGGCAAATTTATCTATGTTTATAGCAAAGTGGGCAATGAATTGTAGAGTTTCTTAGATTTAGGGGGCCGCAAGATGGGTGGGCGGCCCGTGGACTGACCCCTTTATTTTTGCTTTCAAGGGGACATAATACGACCCGGAGAACCAGTGGGGCCCATTATCCTCACCCACCATCTGTTGCGGACCAATCCTTTCACAAGACTTAAAtcctccctctcttctctttCTCGCCGCCGCCTCTCATTCTTTCTTCTCAAGCACATCCAGATCTGGCAGACTGGCCACGGCGGCGCGTAGAGAAGGTGCCGAGGTCGTAGGGGGCTAGCAGCACAAGCAGAGGTGAGGTGCAGAAAATTTTGTTTGGGGCGCTGCTGGCGTTGTGGTCTGGATCTATCTGCAGCCATAGTGCGTGGAAACCACCAAAGCGGCTCTGCATCTGTTTCCTGGCTTCTTTTTCAGTTCTGTTGCATAGGTGAGGGGAACAAAGAAGTCACGATTCTCTTTGTGAATAGAACAGATGCGGCGTTGGATCGGTTTTATGCCTCTTCATGTGGAGTTGCCCAGCGTTTGTTTCTTGGATTAGTTTCTATTTGACAGCTAGTTGATTCATGCATTTTCCACAATTACTTGCCTAATCTTCTCTTGCTTAGTTAAATTCTTTTCTCCTGGTAGAGATCTTTCCTCTTTGGTCAATGTTTATGACTCATCAATGGGTCACCACCCACAAGGCCTATCTGATTCCATGAAAAGTAGGTTCTGGCCATGCGGGGCAAATGCAGGGGCAGATCTACCCTGCCCAGTTGCATCTACTTAGCTTGATGGTTACCTCTGTTTCAATCATCGCTAATAGTTTATTGGATAATAATATCTTGTTTCTCTATGTTTTTTGTTTGTACATTCCGACTTTACTTCATTTTGTGCTTAGAAATACCCACTTGGTGGTTAAGAATTCAGGTTCTCTTTACTTACCTCATTATTCAATTTGATATTGATGGTTGTGTTAATAATCATTTGAATTTCTTACAGTAGACTATAAAAGagtttttgcattgcattgttctACATTCAGTTGAAACAGTGCTTAGATAACTAATATGTTCTCCTATGTGCTTATATATAATATATGTGCTATGTTTAAGGTGAAAGTATGGAGAGCTAGGCAACTTAGTTTTCTTTGTGTTAGTTTTTATTCTTCAGCCAACTATTTGTTTTAAAACATCACAGTTTGTCACTCATTGTAGTTTTTTTAATCACAAGTATAAATTATCTTTCCGTGCTTGATTGTAACAAGTAGATCACCATTTCTCGACTGACAAATTGTTTAAATTATACTCTTCATTGTCATTAAGTAAACGATGCAATTGGTTTATGTAATTTGATTTTATTGAAGCGACTAGATTTACTCAATGTTTCTTTACTGCTGAATCTTGATAGCACTATTTCCAGAGTTCTGGTGTCTAATATTGATTATTCTCCTATTACATTTATATACTTATTTTTCTTATTCCGAGTAAAGTGTAGCCAACTTTCTATTTCTTCTCTTCTTTAACAGGAACTTCGACAGTCCATTCTTGGGAACAAGCTTAAGGAATTGCGGAATGCATCAGTGCAGCCTGAATTAGTCCCTGAGTGGAAGACATGGAAACAAGAATTGATGAAACAGTACTTTTCATTGCATCCTGCTGGTAATGTTGGCAACTTCGAGAAAACCAATTGTTACGATGATCCAGCTTTAGATCAACAAGGTAGTAGAAAGCGTCCAAAGCTTGAGGTCCGAAGAGGGgagatacaaatttcacacaCGGGTGAAGCTGACTACAGGACTCCAACCGAAGACCCAAACCAAAATAACCTTCCTAGTAACTCTGTCATGCATGAAAATGTAGGGGCATTAGGAGCAACAAATCAAAATAATGCTGTCACATTACCTGGAAGTTCTGGCACCAACGAGAACACAATATCCAGTAGTGCCAATGCAGCTTTACAGAATGCTAGACTTGATTTAGATTCATTCAAGAGTTCTCGGCAGTGTTCTGCGTACATTGAAGCAAAGGGAAGGCAGTGTGGTAGGTGGGCAAATGATGGTGATATTTACTGTTGCGTGCATCAAAGTATGCATTTTCTTGACCATTCTTCAAGGGAGGACAAGGCACTTACCATTGAAGCTCCATTGTGCTGTGGTATGACTAATATGGGTAGAAAATGCAAGCATCGAGCTCAGCATGGTTCTACTTTTTGTAAAAAGCACCACCTACAGACAAACTTGGATGCAATGCATCCAGAAAAATTGTTGGATCCATCTGATGTACTCCATATGGGCGAAGAACCTCCGAATAAGTGGGTGGAAGAAATTTCTAAGTCGCAAGCAATGTATAGCATAGACTTGGAAAAAGACAATAATGTCCAGGCTGCTGTACAAGTGAAATTGATGACAACTGTGGCTATAGAGAACTCTGGTGAAAAAGGTGCAATGGAGAAAACTGATGTGTGTGCGGCGTCAACTTCCATGACAAATACTGATGATACTTCTCTTTGTATTGGAATTCACTCTCATGAAAGTATTGTTGAATGCCAGGATTATGCCAAGCGACATACTCTTTATTGTGAGAAGCACCTTCCAAAGTTCCTTAAACGTGCCAGGAATGGGAAGAGTCGACTCGTTTCTAAAGATGTCTTTGTCAATCTACTGAAGGGCTGCACATCAAGAAAAGATAAGATATGTCTACACCAGGCATGTGAATTTCTTTATTGGTTCTTGAGGAACAACCTTTCGCATCAACGCACCGGTCTTGCTAGTGAACATATGCCCCAGATACTGGCTGAAGTGTCCAAAAATCCAGATGTTGGAGAGTTTTTGTTAAAGTTGATATCTACTGAGAGAGAGAAACTAGCAAATATCTGGGGCTTTGATACAAATAGATCTAAGCAAATATATTCTGAAAACAAAGAAGGATCTGTAGTGTTGCAGGAAGAGGGAACTAATCTTTCATCTGGTCCGAAGTGCAAAATTTGTGCTCACCAGTTCTCTGATGATCAAGCTCTTGGATTACATTGGACAACTGCCCACAAAAAGGAAGCCCGGTGGCTGTTTAGAGGTTATTCTTGTGCTGCATGCATGGAATCATTTACCAACAAAAAAGTCCTTGAAAGGCATGTGCAGGATGTACATGGGGCTCAATACCTCCAGTATTCAATTCTCATTCGATGTATGTTATGTAACAGCAATTTTTTGACCACAGATCTGCTATACCCTCACATTATTTCCGACCATGCCCAACAAATCAGGCTTCTTGATGTCCCTCAGCGACCAAATGGTCAATCTGCTCAACAAACAGAAGGGACAAGTGGTCTGCCCCTTTATGATAGCCACAACGTTGAGGATGACGATGGCTCACAGAAGTTCATCTGCAGATTATGTGGGTTCAAATTTGATCTTCTGCCAGATCTTGGCCGCCACCATAAAGTCGCTCATGTGGACTCAGGTGCTGTTGGCCACATTCCACTGGGCCGTGGGAAGTATCAGCTTAACCGTGGCCGGCACTACTATTCTGCTTTCAAGAAAAGTTTACGGCCGACAAGTACATTAAAGAAGAGGAGTAACTCTGGAATCGATAAAAAGTTTCAGAGCTCTGGCCTAACATCTCAAGTAGTTGAACCTGAAACATCCAGCCTTGGTAAGTTACAGGATTTCCAATGCTCAGATGTTGCACAAACTTTATTTTCCAAGATTCAAAAGACAAGACCCCATCCAAGCAACATTGATATTTTATCGGTTGCCCGCTCTGTATGCTGTAAGACAAGTCTTCTTGCTGCATTGGAAGTTAAATACAGATCTTTGCCTGAGAACATATTTGTGAAAGCCGCAAAGCTTTGCAGTGACAATGGCATCCAAATTGATTGGCATCAAGAGGAATTCATATGCCCTAAAGGTTGCAAGTCTAGATATAATTCAAATGCTCTGCTTCCTATGCAACTCACGGTAGTTGATTTTCCTGATTTTCCTGAACCTCCTTCAGTTGATCCTCTTAATGATGATGAAATGTGGGGAATGGAAGAATACCATTATGTTCTTGATTCAAAGCACTTTGGATGGAAGCCTAAAAATGAGAGAGTTGTTCTTTGTGAAGACATAAGCTTTGGCAGGGAGAAAGTTCCAATTGTCTGTGTCATTGACGCGGATGCAAAAGATTCTTTAGGTATGAAGCCTGAAGAACTTTTGCCACATGGCAGTTCTGTGCCTTGGCAAGGTTTCCACTATATCACAAAGCGTTTGATGGATTCATCTCTTATTGATTCAGAGGTACTCTTTTCTTGTTTTCAATTattgatatatatgaatatatatTTGTGTAATAAGTGGGTCTATATTTTCCTTGGACTTCATTGACATATCTCATGTCACCTTTGTTCATCTTCAGAAAAAATATTTTCTAACAAGTTATGTTTCTACAGAACTCTTTGCCTGGGTGTGCATGTTCCCATCCTGAATGTTCTCCTGAGAACTGTGGTCACGTGAGTCTGTTTGATGGTGTCTACGGTAGCCTGGTGGATATCAATGGAACACCAATGCATGGCAGATTTGCATATGCTAAAGATAGTAAAATTATTTTACAGGTAATACTTATCAGCATTGGTACATCATCTGTTTGTTATTTTTTCATTGCCATATGAAAAAAGTTGCACCAAACAACTGTTCTTAGTCCTTAGTTCATTCTTGTTCTGTGCTTATAATACACCAATAGGATGGCCAAATTTTGTTTTACGTAAAGACTGATGTTAAAACTGTTGTGTTTCATCTAAGGCTTGGGGTCTAAACCAATGTTTTcaaggcggtaaggcgaggcgaggcgactgACTACCACCTTACGCTTAAGCGACTAAAGCGTGAGGCGAGGCGACGCCTTAAGAAATTAATTAAAAAATGAAAACAGCAGCTTAGAGCAGTAGATGaagaaaaaaggaaaggaaaaaaagaaaaagaaaggagccGAGTAAGAAGTGGGCTCGCCCAGCCCACTAGGCACACCATGTGCTCCTTCCCCTCCTGGCGTGTGGCTTCATCGAAGTCCCTATCCCGAGTTCCCGACCCCCATCAGCGCCGCCGCTCCCCACTGCTATTCCGCCTCCACACGACGGCACGACCGCACGAGTGGCTGCTCTGCTTCCCTCTGCCCCTCTCCCGATGCCCTGCTCTGCTTCCCTCTCCTCCTGATGCGCTGCTCTGCTCTTCCCTCCgcccctctgcttccccttcctctctctcctctgcTTCCCCTTCCTCTCTGGTCAGTGCTCTCAGATCGACAGCTGTCGCCGTCTCCCCTTCAAGATCTCCCGCGTGCTCCTCTCTCTGCGCTGTATTTCTCCGCGCGTCTCTCTCTGCGCGCGTGCCAATTTCTCCTGCACGCCAGCTCTCTCTGCGCACTCCTGTTTGCCGCCCAGAATTAGACCCGTGTATGGTGCCCGGCACGCACGATTTGGCGCGAATCGGACGCCAAAGCAACGATTTCTGAACGTCACGGTCGTAAGGCGGACGCTATACGAATCTAAGGCGAGTCGTCTGTTGTGGCGTCCCGCGTGTAGCACCTTTTGGCGATTAAGCGACGACAAAGCGACGCCTTGAAAACATTGGTCTGAACATGTGGACTTAGGTCCGCACATGTGGTACTAGATTTGttttaatctatatctatatactcttataaagctaaatcTCACTAGATGTTTTATCTCTTCATGCAAGGTGTCCATATCATTCCCCACTAAGTGTCCCACTAATTTGCAATCCTTTcatgcaagctatccacgtcATCCCTTATTAATTACCAAAAATATCCACATCATGTCTATTATGTGCAATACTTTTAATCTTTAATCTATTGACGTAAAGTCATCTACATATGCTATTTGTTTCATCACCTGTTCTTCTACAATGTGATCAAATATTCTATTGGTTTTTCTTCTATTAGCTTACCGTTTTTTTACCCGATCCGATAcaataaaataacatgcaagtcaaatccatatatatacacacagtaTACAGAATACCATATAGTAATGCTATATATAAAACagatttatttttaagaaaatctcGCGGCAATGCTGTTAAGCTATATGTTTTAGTCCTTATTCGTAATTCTCATAACTCGGGATCCACGTTGTATTATTTTCTTCATTGTTCTATAATCTATATTATTTGGCTTATATACCTTTGTCCTTTCTGATTGGTAGGAAGGGTATCCAATATATGAGTGCAATTCGTGTTGTACTTGTGACTCATCCTGCCAGAATAAAGTATTGCAGAAAGGGCTGCTTGTTAAGTTGGAACTCTTCAGAACTGAGAATAAGGTGAAGTATTCCCCATGATGGATTTCTGAACTCCTGTATGTAATCTGCTCCTTAGTGTTCCTTGCAATTTATTTTAATGTTGTCAAATTTTGTAGGGTTGGGCTATTAGAGCTGCTGAACCTATTCCACAGGGTACCTTTGTCTGCGAGTATATTGGTGAAGTTGTGAAGGCCGACAAGACCATGAAAAATGCAGAAAGGTTTGGCATTCTTTCATATGCTTTCTTTGAATCTGAACTTGAAAAGACATATTGGAAGTTCTCAGTTGTGTAGAAAATGAACTTCACCAAACTTGTCCACATTATCTTGTTTATGCATAGTTAAATGCTAAACTTTTCATCCAACAACTAGTTCATTTCGCATTTTTGGAGATTTGCAGTTAACCATTGAATGCAATAGCTAAGTGGATTTGTGTTATTGATATGTGTTTTGGATGGCTTCCTTTTCTTGTACTGATGGGATGCATCTCATTGAATTCTCATCCCATATAGTTCAGGCCTGTAAAAAGCACTGTCAATTCTTTTGGATTTATGTTGTTGTAATAATTATTCATTATTCTAAActgattatttttttatatatttcagtGTGTCATCAAAGGGTGGGTGCAGTTACTTGTTTGACGTTGCTTCTCAGATTGATAGGGAAAGAGTTCGGACTGTAGGGGCTATTGAATACTTGATTGATGCCACAAGGTCTGGAAATGTTTCCCGCTATATTAATCACAGGTAATTCCATTTTATCATGTTTTAGGGAAATCCATCACTGGAGCAAGTTGATTCTGGAAACAGTATTCATTTGTGCTTATTGCTTTGATAACAGTTGTTCCCCGAATCTCAGTATCCGATTGGTTTTGGTAGAGAGCAAAGATTGCCAGTTTGCTCACATTGGCTTGTTTGCTAATCAAGACGTAAGATTCTTTTTAACATTTTCCATTGTAACTTATATCGACTTGCTTTTAATTATTGATATGCTATTCTTCAGATTGCCGTAGGAGAAGAACTCGCCTATGATTACCGACAAAAGCTTGTAGCAGGCGATGGCTGCCCCTGCCATTGTGGAGCTACCAATTGCCGAGGCCGTGTCTATTGATTTTGCAGGAGGACACTAAGTAACTGTTCAACGCTTGGTTGCAGAACTCCGGAGATTTCAACAGTTGTGTAGGCTGCTGAGCGATTTAGCATTGCAATTTTCCTAGAGCTTGAGTGCAGGGCTAGGATCTCATTCTTCAAGCTACAAATAGGGATTGTGATATAGGACTCACAGGCAAGCATTAGGGAACAACATAGTGTCAATTTTAGTCATGGTACCATCATGCTTAACTGATTATTTTGTTAGACGCAGCCAGAAATGAAAGTGATTCAGGCTGCTTTGTTCGTAGGCGAGAATTCTCTGTAAAATTCCTTCATTCATATTTTATTGCTCATGGGCACATCATCGACGTGAAGTAATAAACTGGTTCTCTCATGTTTCCGTTTGTTCATTTTGGGCAGTGGCCTATTATGTAGATAATAATTTTAGTTGTATTAATTGCGTGATGGCTGTCAGAATCATTGAAAATATAGTCTTATTTCTCTAATTGCGCGATTATGAATTTTATCAGAATCAATAAAGAAGTTTGTCTGGCTCTAGGGATGAGATGTTTGGAAACATCAAAACTGCACTTCGTTTAATTAGACCGCTATCTATGAAGCTGAGAGCTAGCATATGATCCTCATCTGGTGTGACACATGCTAACGCATCAAATTATCACACAAGAACGGAAGCAATCCATAGCCAACATTTTATCAGA encodes:
- the LOC136477965 gene encoding histone-lysine N-methyltransferase SUVR5-like isoform X3, coding for MHHPQEEIHPSPNTVSLPSSCRINGDATPSEEEKIAEDHVKVDGNVDAVSKEVGTDLVGCHARQKELQCTLQDLSEIACRIDLVRNKSSPQEEKKKPVSPLNDMGHNVDNNSCNGDTNYKGEEFNMGNAGDEDHAVALWVKWRGKWQTGIRCCRVDCPLPTLRAKPTHDRKTYIVVFFPRTKTYSWVDMLLVLPIEECPLPLVNGTHRKWRKLVKDLNIPRRFNMQNLAVFVINLIDELHIEAVVDNARKATTWKEFALEASCCRDYTDLGKMLLKFQNMILPDYISCEWLQNSFEMWNQKCMNAHDAETIEMLCEELRQSILGNKLKELRNASVQPELVPEWKTWKQELMKQYFSLHPAGNVGNFEKTNCYDDPALDQQGSRKRPKLEVRRGEIQISHTGEADYRTPTEDPNQNNLPSNSVMHENVGALGATNQNNAVTLPGSSGTNENTISSSANAALQNARLDLDSFKSSRQCSAYIEAKGRQCGRWANDGDIYCCVHQSMHFLDHSSREDKALTIEAPLCCGMTNMGRKCKHRAQHGSTFCKKHHLQTNLDAMHPEKLLDPSDVLHMGEEPPNKWVEEISKSQAMYSIDLEKDNNVQAAVQVKLMTTVAIENSGEKGAMEKTDVCAASTSMTNTDDTSLCIGIHSHESIVECQDYAKRHTLYCEKHLPKFLKRARNGKSRLVSKDVFVNLLKGCTSRKDKICLHQACEFLYWFLRNNLSHQRTGLASEHMPQILAEVSKNPDVGEFLLKLISTEREKLANIWGFDTNRSKQIYSENKEGSVVLQEEGTNLSSGPKCKICAHQFSDDQALGLHWTTAHKKEARWLFRGYSCAACMESFTNKKVLERHVQDVHGAQYLQYSILIRCMLCNSNFLTTDLLYPHIISDHAQQIRLLDVPQRPNGQSAQQTEGTSGLPLYDSHNVEDDDGSQKFICRLCGFKFDLLPDLGRHHKVAHVDSGAVGHIPLGRGKYQLNRGRHYYSAFKKSLRPTSTLKKRSNSGIDKKFQSSGLTSQVVEPETSSLGKLQDFQCSDVAQTLFSKIQKTRPHPSNIDILSVARSVCCKTSLLAALEVKYRSLPENIFVKAAKLCSDNGIQIDWHQEEFICPKGCKSRYNSNALLPMQLTVVDFPDFPEPPSVDPLNDDEMWGMEEYHYVLDSKHFGWKPKNERVVLCEDISFGREKVPIVCVIDADAKDSLGMKPEELLPHGSSVPWQGFHYITKRLMDSSLIDSENSLPGCACSHPECSPENCGHVSLFDGVYGSLVDINGTPMHGRFAYAKDSKIILQEGYPIYECNSCCTCDSSCQNKVLQKGLLVKLELFRTENKGWAIRAAEPIPQGTFVCEYIGEVVKADKTMKNAESVSSKGGCSYLFDVASQIDRERVRTVGAIEYLIDATRSGNVSRYINHSCSPNLSIRLVLVESKDCQFAHIGLFANQDIAVGEELAYDYRQKLVAGDGCPCHCGATNCRGRVY